The following proteins are co-located in the Streptomyces sp. DT2A-34 genome:
- a CDS encoding CBS domain-containing protein: MAAGAPRIFVSHLAGVAAFDPNGDQVGRVRDLVVMLRVGRRPPRLLGLVVELSTRRRIFLPMTRVTSIESGQVITTGVLNVRRFEQRPTERLVFGELLDRRVTLVETGEEVTVLDLSVHQLPARREWEIDKVFVRKAGKSGTFRRAKGESLTVEWSAVTGFSAEEKGQGAESLLATFEQLRPADLANVLHHLSPKRRAEVAAALDDDRLADVLEELPEDDQIEILGKLKEERAADVLEAMDPDDAADLLGELPEDDQERLLSLMQPADAADMRRLMAYEEHTAGGLMTTEPIILRPDATVADALARVRNPDLSPALAAQVYVCRPPDETPTGKYLGTVHFQRLLRDPPYTLVSSLVDEALEALAPDAALPVVAGFFATYDMVAAPVVDESGSLLGAVTVDDVLDHMLPEDWRETEFHLDEDTGEEVAAHGS, translated from the coding sequence ATGGCAGCCGGCGCCCCCCGGATCTTCGTCTCGCACCTCGCCGGCGTCGCCGCCTTCGACCCGAACGGCGACCAGGTGGGCCGCGTCCGCGATCTGGTCGTCATGCTGCGCGTCGGCCGGCGCCCCCCGCGGCTGCTCGGCCTCGTCGTCGAACTCTCCACCCGGCGCCGTATCTTCCTGCCCATGACCCGCGTCACCAGCATCGAGTCCGGCCAGGTCATCACCACCGGCGTGCTCAACGTCCGCCGCTTCGAGCAGCGCCCCACCGAGCGCCTCGTCTTCGGCGAGCTGCTCGACCGGCGCGTCACCCTCGTCGAGACCGGCGAGGAGGTCACCGTCCTCGATCTGTCGGTGCACCAGCTGCCGGCCCGCCGGGAGTGGGAGATCGACAAGGTGTTCGTACGGAAGGCCGGCAAGAGCGGCACCTTCCGGCGCGCCAAGGGCGAGTCGCTGACCGTCGAGTGGTCCGCCGTGACCGGCTTCTCCGCGGAGGAGAAGGGACAGGGCGCCGAGAGCCTCCTCGCCACCTTCGAGCAGCTGCGCCCGGCCGACCTCGCCAACGTCCTGCACCACCTCTCCCCCAAGCGCCGCGCCGAGGTCGCCGCCGCCCTCGACGACGACCGTCTCGCCGACGTCCTCGAAGAGCTCCCCGAGGACGACCAGATCGAGATCCTCGGCAAGCTGAAGGAGGAGCGCGCCGCGGACGTCCTGGAGGCCATGGACCCGGACGACGCGGCCGACCTGCTCGGCGAGCTCCCGGAGGACGACCAGGAGCGGCTGCTGAGCCTGATGCAGCCCGCCGACGCGGCCGACATGCGCCGCCTGATGGCGTACGAGGAGCACACGGCCGGCGGTCTGATGACGACGGAGCCGATCATCCTGCGCCCCGACGCCACCGTCGCCGACGCTCTCGCCCGCGTCCGCAACCCCGACCTGTCCCCCGCCCTCGCCGCACAGGTCTACGTCTGCCGCCCGCCCGACGAGACACCCACCGGCAAGTACCTCGGCACGGTCCACTTCCAGCGCCTGCTGCGCGACCCGCCGTACACCCTGGTCAGCTCGCTCGTCGACGAGGCCCTGGAGGCCCTGGCACCGGACGCCGCGCTGCCGGTCGTGGCCGGCTTCTTCGCGACGTACGACATGGTCGCGGCGCCCGTCGTCGACGAGTCCGGGTCGCTGCTGGGCGCGGTGACCGTGGACGACGTGCTGGACCACATGCTGCCCGAGGACTGGCGGGAGACGGAGTTCCACCTGGACGAGGACACGGGCGAGGAGGTGGCGGCCCATGGCTCCTGA
- a CDS encoding DUF1003 domain-containing protein gives MAPEREGTRERVASGATATTRAPRPRLDQPRPPRRRILPEWDPDAFGRFSERIARFIGTGRFLVWMTVVIVVWVLWNIAAPSDLRWDEYPFIFLTLVLSLQASYAAPLILLAQNRQDDRDRVNLEQDRKQNERSIADTEYLTREIAALRIGLGEVATRDWMRSELQDVMKELEDRGNGHREHGVFPADRSPGRDVDDR, from the coding sequence ATGGCTCCTGAGCGGGAGGGCACACGCGAGCGCGTGGCATCGGGCGCCACCGCGACCACCCGGGCGCCCCGCCCGCGCCTCGACCAACCCCGCCCGCCACGCCGCCGCATCCTGCCCGAGTGGGACCCGGATGCCTTCGGACGGTTCTCGGAGCGCATCGCCCGCTTCATCGGCACCGGGCGGTTCCTCGTCTGGATGACGGTCGTGATCGTCGTGTGGGTGCTGTGGAACATCGCCGCACCGAGCGACCTGCGCTGGGACGAATACCCGTTCATCTTCCTGACCCTGGTCCTGTCCCTGCAGGCCTCCTACGCCGCCCCGCTGATCCTGCTCGCGCAGAACCGGCAGGACGACCGCGACCGGGTCAACCTCGAACAGGACCGCAAGCAGAACGAGCGGTCGATCGCCGACACCGAGTACCTGACCAGGGAGATCGCCGCGCTCAGGATCGGACTCGGCGAGGTGGCCACCCGCGACTGGATGCGCTCGGAGCTGCAGGACGTGATGAAAGAGCTGGAGGATCGGGGCAACGGTCACCGCGAGCACGGGGTATTCCCGGCAGATCGGTCGCCGGGACGTGACGTAGACGACCGCTGA
- a CDS encoding Mrp/NBP35 family ATP-binding protein, producing the protein MATEDAVREALATVNDPEINRPITELGMVKSVQIGADGAVAVTVYLTVSGCPMRETITQRVTDAVSGVEGVTRVDVTLDVMSDEQRKELANALRGGTAEREVPFAKPGSLTRVYAVASGKGGVGKSSVTVNLAAAMAADGLKVGVVDADIYGHSVPRMLGADGRPTQVENMIMPPSANGVKVISIGMFTPGNAPVVWRGPMLHRALQQFLADVYWGDLDVLLLDLPPGTGDIAISVAQLVPNAEILVVTTPQQAAAEVAERAGSIAVQTHQKIVGVVENMSGLPCPHCDEMVDVFGTGGGQVVADGLTRTTGTNVPVLGSIPIDVRLREGGDEGKPVVLTDPDSPAGSALRAIAGKLGGRQRGLSGMSLGITPRNKF; encoded by the coding sequence ATGGCTACGGAAGACGCGGTGCGCGAAGCACTGGCGACGGTGAACGACCCGGAGATCAACCGACCCATCACGGAGCTCGGGATGGTCAAGTCGGTGCAGATCGGCGCGGACGGAGCGGTCGCGGTCACCGTGTACCTGACGGTCTCCGGCTGCCCGATGCGCGAGACGATCACGCAGCGTGTGACGGACGCGGTCTCCGGGGTCGAGGGCGTCACCCGCGTCGACGTCACGCTCGACGTGATGAGCGACGAGCAGCGCAAGGAGCTGGCGAACGCCCTGCGCGGCGGCACCGCCGAGCGCGAGGTCCCCTTCGCCAAGCCGGGCTCGCTGACCCGCGTGTACGCGGTCGCCTCCGGCAAGGGCGGCGTCGGCAAGTCGTCGGTGACGGTGAACCTGGCGGCGGCGATGGCGGCCGACGGCCTGAAGGTGGGCGTCGTCGACGCCGACATCTACGGCCACAGCGTGCCGCGCATGCTGGGCGCCGACGGGCGTCCGACCCAGGTCGAGAACATGATCATGCCGCCGTCCGCGAACGGCGTGAAGGTCATCTCCATCGGCATGTTCACGCCGGGCAACGCCCCGGTCGTCTGGCGCGGCCCGATGCTGCACAGGGCGCTGCAGCAGTTCCTGGCGGACGTGTACTGGGGCGACTTGGACGTGCTGCTCCTGGACCTCCCGCCGGGCACGGGCGACATCGCGATCTCCGTGGCCCAGCTGGTCCCGAACGCCGAGATCCTGGTCGTCACGACCCCGCAGCAGGCGGCCGCGGAAGTGGCCGAGCGGGCGGGCTCCATCGCCGTCCAGACCCACCAGAAGATCGTCGGCGTGGTCGAGAACATGTCCGGCCTGCCCTGCCCGCACTGCGACGAGATGGTCGACGTCTTCGGCACGGGCGGCGGCCAGGTCGTCGCCGACGGCCTCACGCGCACGACGGGTACGAACGTCCCGGTCCTCGGCAGCATCCCCATCGACGTCCGCCTCCGCGAGGGCGGCGACGAGGGCAAGCCGGTGGTCCTGACGGACCCGGACTCCCCGGCGGGCTCAGCCCTGCGGGCGATCGCGGGGAAGCTGGGCGGACGGCAGCGGGGCCTGTCGGGCATGTCGCTGGGGATCACACCGCGCAACAAGTTCTGA
- a CDS encoding sec-independent translocase: MFNDIGPLELVTLIVLAVLVFGPDKLPKLIQDATRTIRKIREFSESAKQDIREELGPEFKDFEFEDLNPKTFIRKQLDNDELGLKEIRNGFDLKKEMAEVTDAVHSRDSESSGSSSSSSSSSSTSGSSGGSIDMTKKPENPRDERPPYDADAT, translated from the coding sequence GTGTTCAATGACATAGGACCGCTCGAGCTGGTGACGCTCATCGTCCTCGCCGTGCTCGTCTTCGGTCCGGACAAGCTCCCGAAGCTCATCCAGGACGCCACGCGGACGATCCGCAAGATCCGCGAGTTCTCGGAGAGCGCCAAGCAGGACATCCGTGAGGAGCTGGGCCCGGAGTTCAAGGACTTCGAGTTCGAGGACCTCAACCCCAAGACGTTCATCCGCAAGCAGCTGGACAACGACGAACTGGGGCTGAAGGAGATCCGCAACGGCTTCGACCTGAAGAAGGAGATGGCCGAGGTCACCGACGCGGTGCACAGCCGTGACTCGGAGTCGTCCGGGTCCTCCTCGTCGTCATCGTCGTCGTCCTCCACCTCGGGTTCCTCCGGCGGCAGCATCGACATGACGAAGAAGCCCGAGAACCCCCGCGACGAGCGCCCGCCCTACGACGCGGACGCGACCTGA
- a CDS encoding S1C family serine protease has product MPADGAAAVAGPVDERPKPLHAPDPYSTPPYGEPGPWAPAPPVQHPATTPAHGTAVPMPAPPTHSLPAPVPGLPAPTQPTQAAAHSTPVPSAAAAPAAGVPAPVPNPAPGAPAPAPTHGIPAQAAPPAPGVPTQAASLGTGVPTPPAPGPGASAPVAPTAAIPARATSAPAQATPDPAYADAPPPTNPWQNYDPWAHPTHPAQSTPPTHPSHPTQPLHPSAPLQQTGAAVATEGQRRKRAKKVVLVGALMIALVSGGVGGAVGAYLERNGGVGDVELPQAGDEPTGRAPDSVAGIAARALPSVVTLHVSGGDEQGTGTGFVLDDRGHILTNNHVVEPAGDAGEISVTFHSGDTAKATVVGRDSGYDLAVVKVTGVSGLKPLPLGNSDNVQVGDPVVAIGAPFDLAGTVTSGIISAKERPITAGGESGDGSDVSYVDALQTDAPINPGNSGGPLLDARARVIGINSAIRSADTGSDLDSGQSGSIGLGFAIPVNQAKRVAEELINTGRATHPVIGVTLDMDYSGDGARVGTKGGDGGSAVSEGGPGDRAGIKSGDVITEVDGQRVHSGEELIVKTRAHRPGDRLELTLERSGKEIRISLTLGSSGGD; this is encoded by the coding sequence GTGCCCGCCGACGGCGCCGCCGCTGTCGCAGGGCCCGTCGACGAACGCCCCAAGCCCCTCCACGCCCCCGACCCCTACAGCACCCCGCCCTACGGCGAGCCCGGACCCTGGGCGCCCGCTCCGCCGGTACAGCACCCGGCCACCACGCCGGCGCACGGGACGGCCGTACCGATGCCGGCACCACCGACGCACAGCCTTCCGGCACCCGTGCCCGGTCTTCCGGCCCCGACGCAGCCCACGCAGGCCGCAGCGCACAGCACGCCCGTGCCGTCGGCAGCCGCGGCCCCGGCAGCCGGCGTACCCGCTCCGGTACCGAATCCGGCCCCGGGTGCTCCTGCCCCGGCGCCGACACATGGCATTCCCGCGCAGGCGGCGCCCCCGGCGCCCGGCGTGCCCACCCAAGCAGCGTCCCTTGGAACCGGCGTGCCCACGCCTCCGGCCCCTGGCCCCGGCGCCTCCGCCCCGGTGGCCCCGACGGCCGCCATCCCCGCCCGGGCAACCTCGGCCCCCGCCCAGGCAACCCCCGACCCCGCCTACGCCGACGCCCCACCCCCCACCAACCCCTGGCAGAACTACGACCCCTGGGCCCACCCGACCCACCCCGCCCAATCCACCCCTCCCACCCACCCCAGTCATCCCACCCAGCCCCTCCACCCCTCCGCCCCCCTCCAACAGACCGGCGCCGCCGTCGCCACCGAGGGGCAGCGGCGTAAGCGGGCGAAGAAGGTGGTCCTCGTCGGGGCCCTGATGATCGCGCTCGTGTCCGGTGGTGTCGGCGGTGCCGTGGGGGCGTATCTCGAGCGCAACGGTGGCGTCGGGGACGTGGAGCTGCCGCAGGCCGGGGACGAGCCGACCGGGCGGGCGCCGGACAGCGTCGCCGGGATCGCCGCGCGCGCCCTGCCCAGCGTCGTGACGCTGCATGTGAGCGGGGGCGATGAGCAGGGCACCGGTACCGGGTTCGTGCTCGACGACCGTGGTCACATCCTCACCAACAACCACGTCGTCGAACCCGCGGGGGACGCCGGCGAGATATCGGTGACCTTCCACAGCGGGGACACCGCCAAGGCCACCGTCGTCGGACGCGACAGCGGCTATGACCTCGCCGTCGTCAAGGTCACCGGTGTCAGCGGCCTGAAGCCCTTGCCGCTCGGCAACTCCGACAACGTCCAGGTCGGCGACCCCGTCGTCGCCATCGGCGCCCCGTTCGACCTGGCCGGCACCGTCACCTCCGGCATCATCAGCGCCAAGGAACGGCCCATCACGGCCGGCGGCGAGAGCGGCGACGGGAGCGATGTGTCGTACGTCGACGCTCTGCAGACCGACGCGCCCATCAACCCCGGCAACTCCGGTGGCCCTCTCCTCGACGCCCGCGCCCGCGTCATCGGCATCAACTCCGCCATCCGCTCCGCCGACACCGGCTCCGACCTGGACAGCGGCCAGTCCGGCTCGATCGGCCTCGGCTTCGCCATACCGGTCAACCAGGCCAAGCGCGTCGCCGAGGAGCTGATCAACACCGGCAGGGCGACCCACCCGGTCATCGGCGTCACCCTCGACATGGACTACAGCGGCGACGGCGCCCGCGTCGGCACGAAGGGCGGTGACGGCGGCTCCGCGGTCTCCGAGGGCGGCCCCGGTGACAGGGCCGGCATCAAGTCGGGCGACGTCATCACCGAGGTCGACGGCCAGCGCGTCCACTCCGGCGAGGAACTCATCGTCAAGACCCGCGCCCACCGCCCCGGCGACCGGCTCGAACTGACCCTGGAGCGCAGCGGCAAGGAGATCAGGATCTCGCTGACACTCGGCTCGTCGGGCGGGGACTGA
- a CDS encoding anti-sigma factor, whose protein sequence is MSGSRPNPAERLLAEQHLGDRLSALVDGELGHETRERVLAHLATCARCKAEVDAQRRLKNVFAEAAPPPPSESFLARLQGLPGGGDLDGGGSPLGGGGFGGLSGRPGATGVFGVKRGDRFEFGYVPSRPHGPALPASERGFRTHPVGRPDADRSGSSRMRFAFVAAGAVSLAAIALGGVTSSVPIDTEARGGSGGSNVTPARTQGTGAATTPENQRRRGVGPLLAQGQGERTLDTPVAPTEGSAPLLPGMPAQPADQDMHTLTAPVVVGAAAMSPLIRPLSETPPLALTAWSTTPEITASPDLLAVPVPDATSSPSTFPATGR, encoded by the coding sequence GTGAGTGGCTCTCGACCCAACCCCGCAGAACGGCTCCTGGCCGAGCAACACCTGGGAGACCGACTCTCCGCCCTCGTCGACGGAGAGCTCGGTCATGAGACGCGCGAGCGCGTCCTGGCCCACCTGGCGACCTGCGCCAGGTGCAAGGCCGAGGTCGACGCCCAGCGCCGACTGAAGAACGTCTTCGCGGAGGCGGCCCCGCCGCCTCCCTCCGAGAGTTTCCTGGCCCGCCTTCAGGGCCTCCCCGGGGGAGGTGACCTGGACGGCGGTGGCTCGCCGCTGGGCGGGGGAGGATTCGGCGGACTGTCCGGGCGGCCGGGCGCCACCGGAGTGTTCGGAGTGAAGCGGGGCGACCGCTTCGAGTTCGGATACGTCCCGTCGCGTCCGCACGGCCCGGCGCTCCCCGCCTCGGAGCGGGGCTTCCGCACCCATCCCGTGGGCCGTCCTGACGCCGATCGCTCCGGGTCCTCCCGGATGCGGTTCGCGTTCGTCGCGGCGGGCGCGGTGTCGCTGGCCGCGATCGCCCTGGGGGGTGTCACGTCGAGCGTGCCGATCGACACGGAGGCGCGTGGCGGCTCGGGCGGCAGCAATGTGACACCGGCCCGGACGCAGGGCACCGGCGCGGCGACGACACCCGAGAACCAGCGCCGCCGTGGCGTCGGCCCGCTGCTCGCCCAAGGTCAGGGCGAGCGGACGCTCGACACCCCGGTCGCCCCGACCGAGGGATCGGCCCCCCTCCTGCCCGGGATGCCGGCCCAGCCCGCCGACCAGGACATGCACACCCTGACGGCACCCGTGGTGGTGGGCGCGGCCGCCATGTCCCCGCTGATACGCCCGCTCAGCGAGACCCCGCCGCTCGCCCTGACCGCGTGGTCCACGACCCCCGAGATCACGGCGAGCCCCGACCTGCTCGCCGTGCCCGTCCCCGACGCGACGTCATCCCCCTCCACCTTCCCCGCCACCGGCCGCTGA
- the sigE gene encoding RNA polymerase sigma factor SigE, producing the protein MLRRFLGSAGRPKSVNDTADHSHAGDYAQTATFSTDADGQAWTPPTWEEIVSTHSGRVYRLAYRLTGNQHDAEDLTQEVFVRVFRSLSTYTPGTFEGWLHRITTNLFLDMVRRKQRIRFDALGEDAAERLPSKEPTPQQVFNDAHFDADVQQALDTLAPEFRAAVVLCDIEGLSYEEIAATLGVKLGTVRSRIHRGRSQLRKALAHRSPEARAERRSFVPRVAALGGGGATA; encoded by the coding sequence GTGCTGCGGCGCTTCCTCGGATCGGCAGGCAGGCCGAAATCCGTGAACGACACCGCTGACCACAGCCACGCCGGCGACTACGCCCAGACCGCGACCTTCTCCACCGACGCGGACGGGCAGGCGTGGACTCCGCCCACGTGGGAGGAGATCGTCAGCACGCACAGCGGCCGCGTCTACCGTCTGGCCTACCGCCTGACGGGCAACCAGCACGACGCCGAGGACCTCACGCAGGAGGTCTTCGTCCGCGTCTTCCGCTCCCTGTCGACGTACACGCCCGGCACCTTCGAGGGCTGGCTGCACCGCATCACCACGAACCTCTTCCTGGACATGGTCCGCCGCAAGCAGCGCATCCGTTTCGACGCGCTGGGCGAGGACGCGGCCGAGCGGCTGCCCAGCAAGGAGCCCACGCCCCAGCAGGTCTTCAACGACGCCCACTTCGACGCGGACGTCCAGCAGGCCCTCGACACCCTCGCGCCGGAGTTCCGCGCCGCGGTCGTCCTGTGTGACATCGAAGGGCTGTCGTACGAGGAGATCGCCGCGACCCTGGGCGTCAAGCTCGGCACCGTCCGGTCCCGTATCCACCGTGGCCGCTCCCAGCTGCGCAAGGCCCTTGCCCACCGTTCGCCGGAGGCGCGCGCCGAGCGTCGCTCCTTCGTGCCGCGGGTGGCCGCACTGGGGGGAGGGGGCGCGACCGCGTGA
- a CDS encoding O-methyltransferase: protein MCGFPSATDTVTPRQPRGQERVITGNRQTSWAFADAYVAEDDVLRWARDRAREAGLRSVSPGTGAALRLLAASVDAKAVAEIGTGTGVSGIHLLHGMRPDGVLTTVDPEPEHQQFARQAFRASGFASNRARFIPGRALDVLPRLADAGYDLVFCDGDRLEFLDYLAESLRLLRPGGLVVFEGVFANGRTVDSGPQPTEVIRIRELLRAVRESQELVPSLLPVGDGLLCAVKR from the coding sequence ATCTGCGGGTTCCCGTCGGCAACGGATACAGTCACGCCCAGGCAACCACGGGGACAGGAGAGGGTCATTACCGGCAACCGGCAGACGAGCTGGGCGTTCGCCGACGCCTACGTCGCCGAGGACGACGTCCTGCGCTGGGCCCGGGACCGGGCCCGTGAGGCGGGGCTGCGCTCGGTGTCGCCGGGCACGGGTGCCGCGCTGCGGTTGCTGGCCGCTTCGGTGGACGCGAAGGCGGTGGCGGAGATCGGTACCGGCACCGGCGTCTCCGGCATCCACCTCCTGCACGGTATGCGCCCCGACGGCGTCCTGACCACGGTGGACCCCGAACCCGAACACCAGCAGTTCGCCCGCCAGGCCTTCCGCGCCTCCGGCTTCGCCAGCAACCGCGCCCGCTTCATCCCGGGCCGCGCCCTGGACGTCCTGCCCCGCCTCGCGGACGCCGGTTACGACCTCGTCTTCTGTGACGGCGACCGGCTGGAGTTCCTCGACTATCTCGCTGAATCGTTGCGCCTTCTGCGTCCGGGTGGCCTCGTCGTCTTCGAGGGCGTCTTCGCCAACGGCCGCACGGTGGACTCGGGCCCACAGCCCACGGAAGTCATACGTATCCGGGAGCTGCTGCGCGCGGTGCGGGAGAGCC